Proteins encoded in a region of the Oceanibaculum nanhaiense genome:
- a CDS encoding quinone oxidoreductase family protein, translated as MVQAIRIQQPGGPEVMQWQEIDLPAPGPGQARVRHTAVGLNYIDTYHRSGLYPLPLPAGIGMEGAGIVEAVGPDVKDLVEGDRVAYAAGPPGSYSEARIIAADRLVKIPEGVSDQQAAAMMLKGMTTQYLIRRTYKVKAGDTILMHAAAGGVGLILCQWAAALGATVIGTVGDEKKAELAKAHGCHHTILYKKEDFVERVKEITGGKGVPVVYDGVGKDTFMKSLDCLSPLGLMVAFGQSSGNVPPLELGVLSAKGSLFVTRPTLMTYTAKREDLVATTSDLFDVVKSGKVRIDINQTYPLKEVVKAHQDLEARKTTGSTVFLP; from the coding sequence ATGGTCCAAGCAATCCGCATCCAGCAGCCCGGCGGTCCGGAAGTCATGCAATGGCAGGAAATCGACCTGCCGGCGCCCGGTCCCGGCCAGGCCCGTGTCCGCCACACCGCGGTCGGTCTCAACTATATCGACACCTATCACCGCAGCGGCCTCTATCCCCTGCCCCTGCCAGCCGGCATCGGCATGGAGGGCGCCGGCATCGTGGAAGCCGTTGGCCCCGACGTGAAGGACCTGGTGGAAGGCGACCGCGTTGCCTATGCCGCCGGCCCTCCCGGCAGCTATTCGGAAGCCCGCATCATCGCCGCTGACCGGCTGGTGAAAATTCCGGAAGGCGTCAGCGATCAGCAGGCGGCCGCGATGATGCTGAAAGGCATGACCACGCAGTACCTGATCCGCCGCACCTACAAGGTAAAGGCTGGAGACACCATCCTGATGCACGCCGCCGCCGGCGGCGTTGGCCTCATCCTCTGCCAATGGGCGGCCGCGCTGGGCGCCACTGTGATCGGCACCGTCGGCGATGAGAAGAAGGCCGAACTGGCCAAGGCTCATGGCTGCCACCATACCATCCTCTACAAGAAGGAGGATTTCGTCGAACGGGTGAAGGAGATCACCGGCGGCAAGGGGGTTCCCGTGGTCTATGACGGTGTTGGCAAGGACACCTTCATGAAGTCGCTGGACTGCCTGTCGCCGCTCGGTCTGATGGTCGCTTTTGGCCAGTCATCGGGCAATGTACCGCCGCTGGAACTGGGCGTGCTCTCGGCGAAGGGGTCACTGTTCGTCACCCGGCCTACACTGATGACCTATACCGCCAAGCGCGAGGATCTGGTGGCAACCACCAGCGATCTGTTCGATGTCGTGAAATCCGGCAAGGTGAGGATCGACATCAACCAGACCTACCCACTGAAGGAGGTGGTGAAGGCGCATCAGGATCTGGAAGCCCGCAAGACCACGGGGTCCACGGTGTTCCTGCCGTAA
- a CDS encoding DUF6489 family protein, producing MKITVNIDCTPEEARRFFGLPDVQPMQEAVMAEMQERLLGGIKQMDPDAMLKSWFQGVPGGMASMEALQKMFWSQFGDSGNKGEKPE from the coding sequence ATGAAGATCACGGTCAATATCGATTGTACACCGGAAGAGGCGCGGCGCTTCTTCGGGCTGCCCGATGTCCAGCCGATGCAGGAGGCCGTGATGGCCGAAATGCAGGAGCGGCTGCTCGGCGGCATCAAGCAGATGGATCCGGACGCCATGCTGAAGAGCTGGTTCCAGGGAGTGCCCGGTGGTATGGCCTCCATGGAGGCGCTTCAGAAGATGTTCTGGAGTCAGTTCGGCGACAGCGGAAACAAGGGAGAAAAGCCAGAGTGA
- the rho gene encoding transcription termination factor Rho, translating into MHLQELKSKTPSELLAFAEELEVENASTLRKQDMMFAILKRLAEKDIPIFGEGVLETLQDGFGFLRSPESNYLPGPDDIYVSPSQVRRFSLRTGDTVSGQIRAPKDGERYFALLKVNEINFEQPEAVRHRINFDNLTPLYPDEKLKFEIDDPTAKDPTTRVIDLISPMGKGQRALVVAPPRTGKTVMLQNIAHAISANHPEVYLIVLLIDERPEEVTDMDRSVKGEVISSTFDEPASRHVQVTEMVLEKAKRLVEHKRDVVILLDSITRLARAYNTVVPSSGKVLTGGVDANALQRPKRFFGAARNIEEGGSLTIIATALIDTGSRMDEVIFEEFKGTGNSELILDRKLADKRSFPAIDITKSGTRKEELLVDKGTLSKMWVLRRVLMPMGTVDAMEFLLDKLKYSKTNSDFFDSMNT; encoded by the coding sequence ATGCATTTGCAGGAACTTAAATCCAAGACGCCGTCCGAGCTTCTGGCCTTTGCCGAGGAGCTGGAGGTCGAGAACGCCAGCACGCTGCGCAAGCAGGACATGATGTTCGCCATTCTGAAAAGACTGGCGGAAAAAGACATACCGATCTTTGGTGAAGGCGTGCTGGAAACGCTGCAGGACGGCTTTGGCTTCCTTCGGTCACCGGAATCGAACTATCTGCCGGGCCCGGACGATATTTATGTGTCGCCCAGCCAGGTCCGGCGTTTCAGCCTGCGCACCGGCGATACAGTGTCCGGGCAGATTCGAGCGCCCAAGGATGGTGAGCGTTATTTCGCGCTGCTGAAGGTCAACGAGATCAATTTCGAGCAGCCCGAAGCGGTCCGTCATCGCATCAATTTCGATAATCTGACGCCGCTATATCCGGACGAGAAGCTGAAATTCGAGATCGACGATCCGACGGCCAAGGACCCGACGACGCGCGTCATCGACCTGATCTCACCGATGGGCAAGGGCCAGCGCGCCCTGGTCGTGGCGCCGCCGCGCACCGGTAAGACGGTGATGCTGCAGAATATTGCCCATGCGATTTCGGCGAACCATCCGGAAGTGTATCTGATCGTCCTGCTGATCGACGAACGGCCGGAAGAAGTGACCGACATGGATCGGTCAGTGAAGGGCGAGGTTATCAGCTCCACCTTCGACGAGCCGGCCAGCCGGCACGTACAGGTCACCGAGATGGTGCTGGAAAAGGCCAAGCGACTGGTCGAGCACAAGCGGGACGTGGTCATCCTGCTGGATTCGATCACCCGTCTGGCGCGTGCCTACAACACGGTCGTGCCGTCCTCTGGCAAGGTGCTGACCGGCGGTGTCGATGCCAATGCGCTGCAGCGCCCGAAGCGCTTCTTCGGTGCTGCCCGCAATATCGAGGAAGGCGGCTCGCTGACCATTATCGCCACGGCGCTGATCGATACCGGCAGCCGCATGGACGAGGTGATCTTCGAGGAGTTCAAGGGCACCGGCAATTCCGAGCTGATCCTGGACCGCAAGCTGGCCGACAAGCGCAGCTTCCCGGCCATCGACATCACCAAATCCGGCACCCGCAAGGAAGAGCTGCTGGTTGATAAGGGCACGCTCTCCAAGATGTGGGTCCTGCGCCGTGTGCTGATGCCGATGGGCACGGTGGATGCGATGGAGTTCCTGCTCGACAAGCTGAAATACTCCAAGACGAATTCGGATTTCTTCGATTCGATGAACACCTGA
- a CDS encoding methylated-DNA--[protein]-cysteine S-methyltransferase: MTESLAQLTLDSPVGPMTVTARQGAICALRFAAGGPRHSDDPVLQESARQISGYFARQLKDFDLPLDLRGSNHNLAVWHEMLTIPYGETLTYGDIAARIGSNPRVVGMACGANPIPLIVPCHRVIGKDGSLVGFSGGDGKKTKARLLDHEAPALPLLSGLMTEL; encoded by the coding sequence ATGACGGAGTCCCTCGCCCAACTCACCCTGGACAGCCCCGTCGGCCCGATGACCGTGACCGCGCGGCAGGGCGCCATCTGCGCATTGCGTTTCGCCGCTGGTGGTCCGCGCCACAGCGACGACCCTGTCCTGCAGGAATCCGCCCGGCAGATATCCGGCTATTTCGCGCGCCAGCTGAAAGATTTCGATCTGCCGCTCGATCTGCGCGGATCAAACCATAATCTGGCGGTCTGGCACGAAATGCTCACCATCCCCTATGGCGAGACCCTGACCTATGGCGATATCGCGGCGCGGATCGGCTCCAACCCGCGTGTGGTCGGAATGGCCTGCGGCGCCAATCCCATCCCCCTCATCGTTCCCTGCCACCGGGTGATCGGCAAGGACGGTTCCCTGGTGGGCTTCAGCGGCGGCGACGGCAAAAAGACCAAGGCCCGGCTGCTGGATCATGAAGCACCCGCCCTGCCTCTGCTGTCCGGCCTGATGACGGAATTGTAG
- a CDS encoding dienelactone hydrolase family protein, with product MAYMATPKTTPAAIIVVIQEIFGVNEVMRDICNDLASDGFITICPDLFWRQEPGIQITDQSEAEWARAFELFNGFDVEKGVSDLIETVKVARSIDGSNGKVGTMGFCLGGKMAYLMATRSDADCNISYYGVGIQDLLGEAASIKKPLLMHIAALDKFVPKPAQDKILAGLKDHPRVEAHVYPEVDHAFARVGGEHYNKEAATLAHQRTAAFLKNNLS from the coding sequence ATGGCCTATATGGCCACACCAAAAACGACTCCCGCAGCCATCATCGTCGTGATCCAGGAAATCTTCGGCGTCAATGAGGTGATGCGGGATATCTGCAACGATCTCGCCAGCGATGGCTTCATCACCATCTGTCCCGACCTGTTCTGGCGCCAGGAGCCGGGAATCCAGATTACCGACCAGAGCGAGGCGGAATGGGCCCGCGCCTTCGAGCTGTTCAACGGCTTCGATGTCGAAAAAGGCGTTTCCGATCTCATCGAGACGGTCAAGGTCGCCCGCTCTATCGATGGCAGTAACGGCAAGGTTGGCACGATGGGGTTCTGCCTAGGCGGCAAGATGGCCTATCTGATGGCAACCCGCTCCGATGCCGATTGCAACATCAGCTATTACGGTGTCGGCATTCAGGATTTGCTGGGCGAAGCCGCGAGCATCAAGAAACCCTTGCTCATGCACATCGCAGCCCTTGACAAATTCGTCCCAAAACCAGCCCAGGACAAGATTCTGGCTGGCCTCAAAGACCACCCGCGCGTCGAGGCGCATGTCTATCCAGAGGTCGATCACGCCTTCGCGCGGGTCGGCGGCGAGCATTACAACAAGGAAGCGGCCACGTTGGCGCATCAGCGCACGGCCGCCTTCCTGAAAAACAACCTGTCCTGA
- the hemH gene encoding ferrochelatase yields the protein MTKTAIVLFNLGGPDRPDSVEPFLFNLFNDPAIISLPNPFRFLVAKLISRKRAPIAREIYENLGGGSPLLPNTEAQAEALSAALPDLGEVKCFIAMRYWHPMTDETVQAVKAFAPDRVVLLPLYPQFSTTTTGSSLRLWNKRAEAAGLRVPTHVIGCYPRASGYVNAVAGLVRKALDGMEGRKRVLFSAHGLPKKVIDKGDPYQWQVERSAEEVVKTLNIPDLDWIVCYQSRVGPLEWIGPSTDAEILRAGKDGVGIIVCPIAFVSEHSETLVEIELEYRELAEESGVSAFARVPTPGADPLFIEALADLVRLALQRPVGVCAGEGSRICPAEFGKCPCRDAA from the coding sequence ATGACAAAGACAGCCATCGTCCTCTTCAATCTCGGCGGACCGGATCGCCCTGACTCGGTTGAGCCCTTTCTGTTCAACCTGTTCAACGACCCGGCAATCATATCCTTGCCGAATCCGTTCCGGTTTCTGGTGGCCAAGCTGATTTCCCGGAAGCGCGCGCCGATTGCCCGCGAGATTTACGAGAATCTGGGTGGTGGCTCGCCGCTGCTGCCCAATACGGAGGCGCAGGCAGAGGCGCTGTCGGCTGCCTTGCCGGATCTGGGTGAGGTGAAGTGTTTTATCGCCATGCGCTACTGGCATCCGATGACAGACGAAACCGTGCAGGCGGTGAAGGCCTTTGCGCCCGATCGCGTGGTCCTGCTGCCGCTCTATCCGCAATTTTCAACGACGACGACAGGCTCTTCATTACGTTTATGGAATAAACGGGCGGAAGCCGCCGGCCTGCGTGTGCCGACCCATGTTATTGGCTGTTATCCTAGGGCTTCAGGCTATGTGAACGCGGTTGCCGGATTGGTCCGCAAGGCGCTGGATGGCATGGAAGGCCGCAAGCGGGTGCTGTTTTCCGCCCATGGCCTGCCGAAGAAGGTGATCGACAAGGGCGATCCCTACCAATGGCAGGTGGAACGCAGCGCTGAAGAGGTCGTCAAGACACTGAATATCCCGGATCTTGACTGGATTGTTTGCTATCAGAGCCGTGTCGGACCGCTGGAATGGATTGGTCCCTCCACCGATGCGGAGATCCTGCGGGCCGGGAAAGACGGTGTCGGCATCATCGTCTGCCCGATTGCCTTCGTTTCAGAACACTCTGAAACTCTTGTAGAAATCGAACTGGAATATCGAGAGTTGGCGGAAGAATCCGGTGTTTCGGCCTTTGCCCGCGTCCCGACGCCGGGGGCGGATCCGCTGTTCATCGAAGCCCTGGCTGATCTGGTGCGTCTTGCGCTGCAACGGCCGGTTGGTGTCTGTGCCGGCGAAGGGTCACGAATTTGCCCCGCGGAGTTTGGCAAATGTCCCTGCCGGGACGCCGCATGA
- the mnmE gene encoding tRNA uridine-5-carboxymethylaminomethyl(34) synthesis GTPase MnmE — protein MTDQTIFALATPSGRSGIAVVRLSGPATGAALQAMTGRPLPPARKAVRRPVCDPESGEMLDAALILWFPAPASFTGEDVAELHLHGGRAVIAAVMQLLARQPGLRLAEPGEFTRRAFLAGKMDLTAVEGLADLIDAETEAQRRQALRQMGGALATLYEGWRSRLLRVLAHAEAVIDFADEDLPEETSTQLQADVAALRAEIAAHLGDSRRGERLREGVRIAIIGPANAGKSSLLNWLAGRDAAIVSAVAGTTRDVIEVHLDLGGYPVLLADTAGLRETPDALEEEGIRRARRWAQEADYRILLLDGSVARDAQSLALIAQENPSIVVLNKADLMMSGPTSATSEADCITISVSSGQGLQEFLMRLEQEVARLAAPGEAPALTRIRHRMALQAAQESLDRFSAAASPDLAAEDLRLAVREIGRITGRVDVEDLLDVIFRDFCLGK, from the coding sequence ATGACTGACCAGACGATCTTCGCGCTGGCGACGCCTTCAGGCCGTTCCGGCATTGCTGTCGTGCGGCTGTCCGGTCCGGCGACGGGGGCGGCGCTGCAGGCCATGACCGGGCGCCCGCTGCCGCCGGCGCGCAAGGCGGTGCGCCGGCCCGTGTGTGATCCGGAGAGCGGGGAGATGCTGGATGCGGCGCTGATTCTCTGGTTTCCCGCACCGGCCAGCTTCACCGGCGAGGATGTCGCGGAGCTGCATCTGCATGGCGGGCGGGCGGTCATCGCCGCGGTGATGCAGCTTCTCGCCCGGCAGCCGGGCCTGCGCCTGGCGGAACCAGGGGAATTTACCCGCCGCGCCTTCCTTGCCGGCAAGATGGACCTGACCGCGGTCGAGGGGCTTGCCGATCTGATCGATGCGGAGACGGAGGCCCAGCGCCGCCAGGCCCTGCGCCAGATGGGCGGGGCGTTGGCCACGCTTTATGAGGGCTGGCGCAGCCGGCTGTTGCGGGTGCTGGCGCATGCCGAGGCGGTGATCGATTTCGCCGACGAGGATTTACCGGAGGAGACCAGCACCCAGCTTCAGGCCGATGTGGCGGCGTTGCGCGCGGAAATAGCTGCGCATCTGGGTGATTCCAGGCGCGGGGAAAGGCTGCGCGAAGGGGTCCGTATCGCCATCATCGGCCCGGCCAATGCTGGAAAATCCAGCCTGCTGAACTGGCTCGCGGGACGCGATGCCGCCATCGTCTCGGCCGTGGCGGGCACAACGCGCGATGTGATCGAAGTACATCTGGATCTGGGCGGCTACCCGGTTTTGCTCGCAGACACGGCGGGATTACGGGAGACGCCGGATGCCCTGGAAGAAGAGGGGATACGGCGCGCGCGGCGCTGGGCGCAGGAGGCGGACTACCGCATTTTGCTGCTCGACGGCTCGGTAGCGAGGGATGCGCAGTCTCTGGCCCTCATCGCACAGGAAAATCCATCTATTGTGGTTCTTAATAAGGCAGACCTCATGATGTCGGGGCCTACCAGCGCTACGTCAGAAGCGGATTGTATTACAATTTCGGTCTCGTCCGGTCAGGGGTTGCAGGAATTTCTGATGCGGTTGGAACAGGAGGTAGCGCGCTTGGCAGCACCCGGGGAGGCACCCGCCCTGACGCGGATACGGCACCGTATGGCCCTGCAGGCGGCGCAGGAATCGCTGGACCGTTTCTCTGCAGCAGCGTCTCCGGATCTGGCCGCGGAAGATTTGCGGCTGGCGGTGCGGGAGATCGGTCGGATTACCGGGCGGGTCGATGTCGAGGATCTGCTGGATGTGATCTTCCGCGATTTCTGCCTCGGCAAGTAG
- the hemE gene encoding uroporphyrinogen decarboxylase, with the protein MAITPGKRMLRALKGERLDKPPFWLMRQAGRYLPEYREIRSQAGGFLDLCFSPKLACEVTLQPIRRYGMDAAILFSDILIVPYGLGQGVAFKEGEGPVLDPVRNASDLSRLSLDGFHERVAPVYETVSRIAEALPKETTLIGFAGSPWTVATYIAEGGGSKEFVAVKRWAYGDPEGFGQLIDLLVEATVSYLSHQVEAGAEVLQLFDSWAGALPEPGFRRWCIEPTIRIVAALKARHPDIPIIGFPRGAGTLYVPYATETGIDAVSLDTTVSVAWAAEALQSKLPVQGNLDPILLVAGGDALDREVERILSGFSGGAHIFNLGHGVTQTTPPETVERLARRLRA; encoded by the coding sequence ATGGCGATCACACCCGGCAAACGGATGTTACGTGCCCTCAAGGGAGAGCGCCTCGACAAACCGCCCTTCTGGCTGATGCGCCAAGCAGGAAGGTACCTGCCCGAATATCGCGAGATACGCAGCCAGGCTGGCGGATTCCTCGATCTCTGCTTCTCACCGAAGCTGGCCTGCGAAGTGACCCTCCAGCCAATCCGCCGCTATGGCATGGACGCGGCCATCCTGTTCTCCGATATCCTGATCGTGCCCTACGGTCTGGGCCAGGGGGTCGCTTTCAAGGAAGGCGAGGGGCCAGTCCTCGATCCGGTCCGCAACGCCAGCGATCTTTCACGCCTGTCATTGGATGGTTTTCACGAACGCGTTGCACCGGTCTATGAGACCGTTTCGCGAATTGCCGAAGCTCTGCCCAAGGAAACCACGCTGATCGGTTTCGCGGGGTCACCCTGGACGGTTGCGACCTATATCGCCGAAGGCGGCGGCAGCAAGGAATTCGTTGCCGTGAAGCGCTGGGCCTATGGCGACCCGGAAGGGTTCGGGCAGCTGATCGACCTGCTGGTCGAGGCCACTGTCAGCTATCTGAGCCATCAGGTCGAGGCCGGTGCCGAAGTATTGCAATTGTTCGACAGCTGGGCCGGCGCGCTGCCGGAGCCGGGTTTTCGGCGCTGGTGTATCGAGCCGACCATCCGTATCGTGGCCGCGTTGAAGGCAAGACATCCGGATATCCCGATTATTGGTTTTCCCCGTGGTGCCGGGACGCTTTACGTTCCCTATGCGACGGAAACGGGGATCGATGCGGTGTCGCTGGATACGACGGTTTCGGTTGCCTGGGCAGCCGAGGCGCTGCAATCGAAGCTGCCGGTACAGGGCAATCTCGATCCGATCTTGCTGGTTGCCGGCGGCGATGCCCTGGATCGCGAGGTCGAGCGCATCCTGAGTGGTTTTTCAGGCGGCGCGCATATTTTCAATCTCGGGCATGGTGTGACCCAGACAACCCCGCCAGAAACTGTGGAAAGGTTGGCGCGGCGTTTGCGCGCATGA
- the hemJ gene encoding protoporphyrinogen oxidase HemJ produces the protein MGGDLYSWIKALHVISVIAWMAGMFYLPRLYIYHVDAPVGSPQSETFKVMERRLLRAIINPAMIASFVFGIWMLSLLGSAVWSEGWWHVKLTMIILMSAYHGFLSRWRRDFEADRNRRSARFYRFANEIPTVLMIVIVVMVIVKPF, from the coding sequence ATGGGCGGCGATCTCTATTCCTGGATCAAGGCACTGCATGTCATCAGCGTGATCGCCTGGATGGCGGGTATGTTCTATCTGCCGCGGCTCTACATCTACCATGTCGATGCGCCGGTGGGTTCGCCACAGTCCGAGACTTTCAAGGTGATGGAGCGCCGCTTGCTGCGGGCGATCATCAACCCGGCAATGATCGCCAGCTTTGTTTTCGGCATCTGGATGCTGTCGCTGCTGGGCAGCGCTGTCTGGTCGGAAGGCTGGTGGCATGTGAAGCTGACGATGATCATCCTCATGAGCGCCTATCACGGATTTCTGTCGCGCTGGCGGCGTGATTTCGAGGCGGACCGGAATCGCCGCTCCGCGCGATTCTATCGCTTCGCCAATGAAATTCCGACCGTGCTGATGATCGTGATTGTCGTCATGGTCATCGTAAAACCCTTCTAA
- a CDS encoding thioredoxin domain-containing protein, translated as MSGNLLAQEASPYLLQHKDNPVHWMPWGRDALDRARAEGKPILLSVGYAACHWCHVMAHESFEDEETAALMNQLFINVKVDREERPDIDHIYQSALALLGEQGGWPLTMFLTAEGEPFWGGTYFPKEPRYGRPGFTSVLQTIADAHAEGSDKVSRNATALREALRQLAQPAAGESVEPALLDRIAERLHREIDPIHGGIGGAPKFPQPGILMMLWRHWLRRGNRDSRDYVLLTLERMCQGGIYDHLGGGFARYSTDAQWLAPHFEKMLYDNAQLIELLTHAALETGRPLFRQRLEETIGWVLREMVTEEGGFASSLDADSEGEEGKFYVWRETEIDRLLADQPDEALESFKRAYDVTSEGNWEGVTILHRNRRPDLGNGAAESQLAQLRQTLLSHREKRVRPGWDDKVLADWNGLMIRALAHASFAFAHADWLRVAIRAFDHVIEKMTIDGRLRHSRRGHILRHPATLEDYANMASAALALFQVTRHQRFLDQARSWVETLDTHYWDQADGGYFATADDTDDVLLRAKNAQDNAVPAGNGTMLQVLTTLYHLTGNEKYRERADILIPRFAGEIGRNFFPLATFLNACDTAQRPLQITLTGDPATPTYVGLLRAIAEISAPGLILHQLGPKGSLPPNHPASAALGAPAQSAAYLCVGQSCSLPLLDPKALSEALLAARGDA; from the coding sequence ATGAGCGGCAATCTTCTGGCGCAGGAAGCCAGCCCCTATCTTCTTCAGCACAAGGACAACCCTGTACATTGGATGCCATGGGGACGCGACGCGCTCGACCGCGCGCGCGCTGAGGGCAAGCCGATCCTGCTCTCCGTCGGCTATGCCGCCTGCCACTGGTGCCATGTGATGGCGCATGAGAGCTTCGAGGACGAAGAAACCGCCGCCCTGATGAACCAGCTGTTCATCAATGTGAAGGTGGACCGCGAAGAGCGTCCGGACATCGACCACATCTACCAGTCCGCGCTCGCCCTGCTGGGCGAACAGGGCGGCTGGCCGCTGACCATGTTCCTCACGGCCGAGGGCGAGCCCTTCTGGGGCGGCACCTATTTCCCGAAAGAGCCGCGTTACGGCCGGCCGGGCTTCACATCGGTCCTGCAGACCATCGCCGACGCCCATGCCGAAGGTTCGGACAAGGTCTCGCGCAACGCCACCGCCCTGCGCGAGGCGCTGCGGCAGCTCGCACAGCCAGCCGCCGGCGAGTCCGTCGAACCGGCCCTGCTCGACCGCATCGCCGAGCGCCTGCACCGCGAGATCGATCCGATCCATGGCGGTATCGGTGGGGCGCCTAAATTCCCCCAGCCCGGCATCCTGATGATGCTGTGGCGGCACTGGCTGCGCCGCGGCAACCGCGATTCGCGCGATTATGTGCTGCTCACGCTGGAGCGCATGTGCCAGGGCGGCATCTACGATCATCTGGGCGGCGGCTTTGCCCGCTATTCCACCGATGCGCAATGGCTGGCCCCGCATTTCGAGAAGATGCTGTACGACAATGCCCAGCTCATCGAATTGCTGACTCACGCTGCCCTGGAAACCGGCCGGCCCTTGTTCCGGCAGCGCCTGGAAGAGACCATCGGCTGGGTGCTGCGCGAAATGGTCACCGAGGAAGGCGGTTTCGCCAGCTCGCTCGATGCCGACAGCGAGGGTGAGGAAGGCAAGTTCTATGTCTGGCGCGAGACGGAGATCGATCGGCTGCTGGCCGATCAGCCGGACGAGGCCCTGGAGAGTTTCAAACGCGCCTATGACGTGACGTCGGAAGGTAACTGGGAAGGCGTTACCATCCTGCACCGCAATCGCCGGCCTGACCTCGGCAATGGCGCGGCGGAGAGCCAGCTCGCCCAGCTTCGCCAAACCCTGCTCAGCCATCGCGAGAAACGCGTGCGGCCAGGCTGGGACGATAAAGTGCTGGCCGACTGGAACGGCCTGATGATCCGCGCGCTCGCCCATGCCAGCTTCGCTTTCGCCCATGCCGACTGGCTGCGGGTCGCGATCCGCGCCTTCGATCATGTGATCGAAAAAATGACGATCGACGGCCGGTTGCGTCACAGTCGGCGCGGCCATATCCTGCGCCACCCGGCAACGCTGGAGGATTATGCCAACATGGCATCCGCCGCGCTTGCGCTGTTCCAGGTCACGCGCCATCAGCGGTTCCTCGACCAGGCCCGCAGCTGGGTTGAGACCCTGGACACCCATTACTGGGATCAGGCGGATGGCGGCTATTTCGCAACCGCGGACGATACCGATGATGTCTTGCTGCGCGCCAAGAACGCCCAGGACAATGCCGTACCCGCCGGCAATGGCACGATGTTGCAGGTGCTGACGACCCTCTATCATCTGACAGGAAATGAGAAATACCGGGAACGAGCCGATATTCTGATTCCCCGGTTTGCCGGAGAGATCGGCCGCAATTTCTTCCCGCTGGCCACCTTCCTCAATGCCTGCGATACCGCCCAGCGCCCGCTGCAAATCACCCTAACCGGCGATCCGGCCACGCCCACCTATGTCGGCCTGCTGCGCGCCATCGCTGAAATTTCCGCGCCGGGCCTCATTCTGCATCAGCTGGGGCCCAAGGGCAGCTTACCCCCGAACCATCCGGCCAGTGCCGCTCTGGGGGCCCCTGCGCAGAGCGCTGCGTACCTCTGTGTCGGTCAGAGCTGTTCCCTGCCCCTGCTTGATCCAAAGGCGCTCAGCGAGGCCCTGCTGGCCGCCCGGGGCGATGCATGA
- a CDS encoding (2Fe-2S) ferredoxin domain-containing protein, with protein sequence MTDISTGIADKNQEDFESYYRCHVFCCTNRRPDGHKRGSCAASGSEPLRAYMKARAKELAIPGVRINNAGCLDRCELGPVLVIYPEGVWYKYQTQADIDEILTVHLRDGGRVARLMLRPEDGPDQAG encoded by the coding sequence GTGACCGATATCTCGACCGGAATTGCTGATAAGAATCAAGAGGACTTCGAGTCGTACTACCGCTGCCATGTTTTCTGCTGCACGAATCGCAGACCCGATGGCCACAAGCGCGGTTCCTGCGCGGCGAGCGGTTCCGAACCGCTGCGTGCCTATATGAAGGCGCGCGCCAAGGAACTCGCCATACCCGGTGTCCGGATCAACAATGCCGGCTGTCTCGACCGCTGCGAGCTGGGGCCAGTGCTGGTGATCTATCCGGAAGGCGTCTGGTACAAATATCAGACACAGGCGGATATCGATGAAATTCTGACCGTGCATCTGCGCGATGGCGGACGCGTGGCGCGTCTGATGCTGCGCCCGGAAGACGGGCCAGACCAGGCGGGCTGA